The following are encoded together in the Bacteroidales bacterium MB20-C3-3 genome:
- a CDS encoding LytTR family DNA-binding domain-containing protein, with protein MKIPDHIVKRGNIVRLVIFTAAFALLFINIYKPFGSKSWYDVSDFKFFLFSAPIILTGVLVVVISRIIMYYHSRKHDVSYVKYFLWVFFEILFMSLFYTIFTLSIDANHGRDIIATFKSAMVNTALVLLLPYITLWFYFGWEESKKKLETIEKESEDDSNSIPENILFTDDKGTLRLSVRYSDLLYIESDDNYVTIHYITGSQVKKFLLRNTLKKIEDELSDTFVTRCHRSYLVNFSRVKVMRRERDNIFLELDATGVDDLPVSKSYREKVAERFMNNSFRNKRHQN; from the coding sequence ATGAAAATACCTGATCATATAGTTAAGAGAGGAAACATTGTAAGGCTGGTAATTTTTACAGCAGCCTTTGCTCTTTTATTTATTAACATATATAAGCCATTTGGATCCAAAAGCTGGTACGATGTCTCGGACTTCAAATTTTTTCTCTTCTCAGCTCCAATTATTCTTACAGGGGTTCTCGTAGTTGTGATAAGCAGAATTATCATGTACTACCACTCAAGAAAACACGATGTATCTTATGTCAAATATTTCTTGTGGGTATTCTTTGAAATACTCTTTATGTCTCTGTTCTATACCATTTTCACCCTTTCAATTGATGCAAACCATGGAAGGGATATCATTGCTACATTTAAATCGGCAATGGTAAATACTGCTTTAGTATTGCTTCTGCCTTACATAACCCTGTGGTTCTACTTTGGATGGGAAGAGAGCAAAAAGAAGCTTGAGACAATTGAAAAGGAGAGTGAAGATGATTCTAATTCAATTCCGGAAAATATACTTTTTACAGATGATAAAGGAACTCTGAGACTTTCAGTAAGGTACTCAGATTTACTCTATATAGAGTCTGATGATAATTATGTGACTATTCACTATATAACAGGAAGTCAAGTCAAGAAATTCCTGCTCAGAAACACTTTAAAGAAGATTGAAGATGAACTTTCAGATACTTTTGTAACAAGATGTCACAGATCTTACCTTGTAAATTTCTCAAGGGTTAAAGTTATGAGAAGAGAGAGGGATAATATTTTTCTGGAACTTGATGCAACCGGTGTAGATGATTTACCTGTATCCAAAAGTTACAGGGAAAAAGTTGCGGAAAGATTTATGAATAACTCCTTCCGCAACAAAAGACATCAAAACTGA
- a CDS encoding DUF6051 family protein, with product MKIEALKFIEKLGLDEILKKRREVVPVVQFKTKEEEINENIRFDYYVVSPDADNFSGNRWNSAIFLFHGLNERSWDKYKPWAETLANKLERPVVLFPLSMHINRSPDLWSDSRAMQKLIDEEYKDKEKAENLTFVNYALSKRLQADPYRFYLSGRETIYNVHQLMNEIRRGKHPLLAKSCKVDIFAYSIGALMSQVLLSSDVEGHFDKSKLFMFCGGALFNEMNGSSRMIMDGDTFRTLKSYFTTKFIFPQFESRIIGDNLEKSFIAHVDKSLCKERREAFYRKNSYRICVVSLTKDTVIPTSGIKSALGKEAEHCIEEMDFPFRYSHENPFPEGEKIAAERKYFFEKVFSRAAEFLK from the coding sequence ATGAAGATTGAAGCCTTGAAATTTATCGAAAAACTAGGATTGGATGAGATTCTTAAAAAGAGGAGAGAGGTTGTTCCTGTTGTGCAATTTAAGACTAAAGAGGAGGAGATAAATGAGAATATCAGATTTGATTACTATGTGGTCTCTCCTGATGCCGATAATTTTTCCGGGAATAGGTGGAATTCTGCAATTTTTCTCTTTCACGGATTAAATGAGAGAAGCTGGGACAAATACAAGCCCTGGGCAGAGACACTGGCAAATAAATTAGAGAGGCCTGTCGTTCTGTTTCCACTCTCAATGCACATAAACAGATCTCCTGATTTGTGGTCAGATTCAAGAGCTATGCAAAAGCTAATAGATGAAGAGTATAAAGATAAAGAGAAGGCAGAAAACCTGACATTTGTAAACTATGCTTTAAGTAAAAGGCTTCAGGCGGATCCATACAGGTTTTATCTAAGTGGCAGAGAGACAATATACAATGTCCATCAGCTTATGAATGAGATAAGAAGAGGGAAACACCCTCTGCTTGCAAAAAGCTGTAAGGTGGATATATTTGCATATTCAATCGGAGCATTAATGTCTCAGGTTTTATTGTCATCAGATGTTGAGGGCCATTTTGACAAAAGTAAACTCTTTATGTTTTGCGGAGGAGCTCTTTTTAACGAGATGAATGGTAGTTCCAGAATGATAATGGATGGAGATACCTTCAGGACTTTAAAAAGTTATTTTACAACAAAATTTATTTTTCCTCAGTTTGAAAGCAGGATAATTGGAGATAATCTTGAAAAATCTTTTATTGCTCATGTGGATAAGTCGCTTTGTAAAGAGAGGAGAGAGGCGTTCTACAGGAAAAACAGCTACAGGATTTGCGTAGTATCATTGACAAAGGATACTGTAATACCCACATCCGGAATCAAATCTGCCCTGGGAAAGGAGGCAGAACATTGTATAGAAGAGATGGACTTTCCTTTCAGGTATTCACATGAAAACCCCTTCCCTGAGGGTGAAAAAATAGCCGCCGAGCGTAAATATTTTTTTGAAAAAGTATTCAGCAGGGCGGCAGAATTTCTAAAATAA
- the nagB gene encoding glucosamine-6-phosphate deaminase yields MRLIIQNSYEQISKWAAAFIVKRIREFDPTPNKPFILGLPTGSTPYGTYKELIRLYREGKVSFRNVVTFNMDEYIGIPKEHPQSYYTFMWDNFFRHIDIKPENANILNGNAINLEKECEDYEKKIESYGGINLFMGGIGPDGHIAFNEPGSSLASRTRVKSLTTDTIIANSRFFENDITKVPKTALTVGVGTIMDAKEVMILVNGHHKARALKMAVEGSVNHMWTISVLQMHPKGVIVCDDAATDELMVGTVNYFKDIERDNLDSASMI; encoded by the coding sequence ATGAGATTAATTATTCAAAACTCGTATGAGCAGATCTCTAAATGGGCTGCTGCATTTATTGTGAAAAGGATAAGGGAGTTTGATCCTACACCCAACAAGCCATTTATACTGGGTCTTCCTACCGGCTCCACACCTTATGGAACATATAAGGAGTTAATAAGGCTATACAGAGAGGGGAAGGTCTCATTCAGAAATGTTGTAACATTCAATATGGATGAGTACATAGGAATCCCTAAAGAACATCCGCAGTCATACTATACATTTATGTGGGATAATTTTTTCAGACACATAGATATTAAGCCGGAAAACGCAAATATTCTCAATGGCAACGCAATAAATCTTGAAAAAGAGTGTGAAGATTATGAGAAGAAAATTGAATCATATGGAGGAATCAATCTGTTTATGGGAGGAATCGGCCCTGACGGACATATTGCATTCAATGAGCCCGGCTCTTCACTTGCCTCAAGAACAAGGGTGAAATCATTGACTACAGATACAATCATAGCTAATTCCAGGTTCTTTGAAAACGATATAACTAAAGTGCCAAAAACTGCTCTTACAGTAGGTGTGGGAACAATCATGGACGCAAAAGAGGTAATGATTCTTGTAAATGGTCATCACAAGGCTAGAGCTCTTAAAATGGCTGTAGAAGGTAGTGTGAACCACATGTGGACAATAAGTGTCCTCCAGATGCACCCCAAAGGTGTTATAGTTTGTGACGATGCCGCTACAGATGAATTAATGGTTGGAACAGTTAACTATTTTAAAGATATAGAGAGAGATAATCTTGACTCTGCCTCAATGATATAG
- the recN gene encoding DNA repair protein RecN, with the protein MLKNLIISNYALIENLEIDFPEGLVIITGETGAGKSILMGALSLLLGNKAESDTLINQEKNCVVEALFSYSQDREMVDLLESEGIERTGELILRRVITPAGKSRSFVNDQPVSLQFLKSISGKIIDIHAQHQHLLLGDSRFQLSVLDSYAGNGGVLKEYQEVFSELAERERELATLRKKISEQEEENDYNKFQLEQLKSAKLREGELEELEEEYKILSNAEEIKGTLSLISTLLESEELSVLRNLKEAASSSVKISQNFSPAAEYAKRIESCRIELKDIHQEVGLMTEKIIVSPERITLVEERISDIYKLLNKHHLASVSGLIELMDNLEQKINKTGSERDDVERLQRERDLLNKRRGDAADLLHKRREAVLKAFSESVRDSVRELEMPYAEFFAKLSKRETYCETGNTSVSLMFSANREIEPRELGKVASGGELSRIMLCLKAILAKGSGMPTMIFDEIDTGVSGRIADKMGRLINDMAGEMQIFAITHLPQIASKGDCHLLVYKECDKAKGTRTLIKRIEGEERIEEIARMLSGTRTTEAALANAEELLRN; encoded by the coding sequence ATGCTCAAAAATCTTATAATATCAAACTATGCCCTTATCGAAAATCTGGAAATTGATTTTCCTGAAGGGTTGGTTATTATTACGGGTGAAACAGGAGCCGGAAAATCAATTTTAATGGGAGCGCTCTCTCTTCTGCTTGGTAATAAAGCAGAATCTGATACTCTCATTAATCAGGAGAAAAATTGTGTTGTTGAAGCACTATTTTCATACTCTCAGGATAGAGAAATGGTGGATTTGCTTGAAAGTGAGGGGATAGAAAGAACGGGAGAGCTTATTTTAAGAAGAGTCATTACCCCTGCCGGAAAATCGAGGAGCTTTGTGAATGACCAGCCAGTCTCACTTCAGTTTCTTAAATCAATTTCCGGAAAGATAATTGACATACATGCTCAGCATCAACACCTTCTGCTTGGTGACAGCCGTTTTCAGCTATCTGTGCTTGACTCCTACGCCGGAAACGGAGGAGTGCTTAAAGAGTACCAGGAAGTTTTTAGTGAGCTTGCAGAGAGAGAGAGAGAGCTCGCTACACTAAGAAAAAAGATCTCAGAACAGGAGGAGGAGAATGATTACAATAAATTCCAGCTTGAACAACTTAAAAGTGCAAAACTAAGAGAGGGAGAACTTGAGGAGCTTGAAGAGGAGTACAAAATATTGTCAAATGCAGAGGAGATAAAGGGAACACTCTCTTTAATCTCGACTCTTCTGGAATCTGAAGAGCTCTCTGTTTTAAGAAATCTAAAAGAGGCAGCTTCATCCTCAGTAAAGATATCTCAGAATTTTTCACCTGCTGCAGAATATGCAAAGCGTATTGAGAGTTGCAGAATTGAGCTTAAAGACATCCATCAAGAGGTTGGATTAATGACAGAGAAGATTATTGTATCTCCTGAAAGAATTACATTGGTTGAAGAGAGAATATCAGATATTTACAAACTTCTAAATAAACATCATTTAGCTTCAGTATCCGGGTTAATAGAGCTTATGGATAACCTGGAGCAAAAAATCAACAAAACAGGTTCAGAGAGAGATGATGTTGAAAGATTGCAAAGAGAGAGAGATCTGCTGAATAAAAGAAGGGGTGATGCAGCTGATCTGCTTCACAAAAGAAGGGAGGCAGTACTCAAGGCTTTTTCTGAAAGTGTCCGTGACTCTGTAAGGGAATTGGAGATGCCATATGCCGAGTTTTTTGCAAAACTATCTAAAAGAGAGACTTATTGCGAAACAGGTAACACCTCCGTTTCTCTGATGTTCTCAGCCAACAGAGAGATTGAACCAAGAGAACTGGGGAAAGTTGCATCCGGAGGAGAGTTATCAAGAATAATGCTGTGTCTGAAAGCAATCCTGGCAAAGGGTAGCGGAATGCCAACCATGATATTTGATGAGATAGATACAGGAGTATCCGGCAGAATTGCTGATAAGATGGGAAGACTCATTAATGATATGGCAGGAGAGATGCAAATTTTTGCAATTACACATCTGCCTCAGATTGCCTCAAAGGGTGATTGCCATCTTTTGGTATATAAAGAGTGCGATAAAGCAAAAGGAACAAGAACTTTGATAAAGAGAATTGAAGGAGAGGAGCGGATTGAAGAGATTGCACGGATGCTTAGCGGAACAAGAACAACAGAGGCTGCACTTGCAAATGCAGAGGAGCTTCTGAGAAACTGA
- a CDS encoding DNA-directed RNA polymerase subunit omega encodes MEIRKSVPGNTVTRDISKLAEPTGNIYESVMIIAKRSNQISAEMKFELSQKLEEFSTYADTLEETFENREQIEISRYYERLPKASLIAINEFEEGRIHYRKIEE; translated from the coding sequence ATGGAAATCAGAAAAAGTGTACCGGGCAATACTGTAACAAGAGATATCTCAAAGCTTGCAGAGCCTACAGGGAACATTTATGAGTCTGTTATGATTATTGCAAAAAGATCAAACCAGATTTCGGCAGAGATGAAATTTGAACTAAGCCAGAAACTGGAGGAGTTCTCAACATACGCAGATACGCTTGAGGAGACTTTTGAAAATCGCGAACAGATAGAGATATCTCGCTACTATGAAAGACTTCCTAAGGCATCCCTAATTGCAATTAATGAATTTGAGGAGGGTCGAATTCACTACAGAAAGATAGAGGAGTAG
- the bamD gene encoding outer membrane protein assembly factor BamD, producing MKIIKLLAVLTLGAIVASCSSRFEMLYKSADVDEKYKGAFEYYNQKKYKKAVDLFEQILIATKGTMRDDTVQFYVGLSNYKWGDLQAAEANFDSFTKVFPRSPFTEEARFLRLDCLYQSTYRFELDQIPTYTAMAAISEFLYDYPNSDYLVKCKDMLVDLQERLDRKSYEAAKIYHTIEDYKAATFALKNAIKENPDNRYREDIMYYLVVSHFRYAEQSVKEKQRERYLALTDEYYNFISEYPESKYRKELDGMFNKAQAETKTNQ from the coding sequence ATGAAAATCATCAAGCTACTAGCCGTATTAACCCTGGGTGCAATTGTTGCCTCGTGTTCCTCAAGGTTTGAAATGCTCTACAAAAGTGCAGATGTAGATGAGAAGTACAAAGGTGCTTTTGAGTATTACAATCAGAAGAAGTACAAAAAGGCAGTTGACCTTTTTGAACAGATACTTATCGCTACCAAAGGGACAATGAGAGATGATACTGTACAGTTTTATGTCGGTCTCAGCAATTATAAATGGGGAGATCTTCAGGCAGCTGAGGCAAATTTCGATTCATTCACCAAAGTGTTTCCACGAAGCCCTTTCACTGAGGAGGCCCGTTTTCTCAGACTGGATTGTCTATATCAGTCAACATACAGATTTGAACTGGATCAGATCCCTACCTATACAGCAATGGCAGCTATAAGTGAGTTTCTCTATGACTATCCCAACTCGGACTATTTGGTTAAGTGTAAAGATATGCTAGTAGATTTGCAGGAGAGACTTGACAGAAAAAGCTATGAAGCAGCAAAGATATACCATACAATTGAAGATTACAAAGCTGCTACATTTGCTCTAAAAAACGCTATCAAGGAGAATCCTGATAACAGATACAGAGAAGACATAATGTATTACCTTGTTGTCTCCCATTTCAGATATGCAGAGCAAAGCGTTAAGGAGAAACAGAGAGAGAGATACCTTGCTCTTACAGATGAGTATTACAATTTTATTAGTGAATATCCTGAGTCAAAATACAGGAAAGAACTTGACGGGATGTTCAATAAAGCACAAGCAGAAACAAAAACAAATCAATAG
- the trxB gene encoding thioredoxin-disulfide reductase, translating to MSTENIKCLIIGSGPAGYTAAIYASRANLAPVLYEGIQPGGQLTTTTEIDNFPGYPEGISGNEMMEDLKKQALRFGTDVRFGTITEVDLSNRPFKITVDGETDLLAESLIISTGATAKYLGIESEEKFRGQGVSACATCDGFFYKGKDVAVVGGGDTACEEASYLAGMCNKVYMIVRRDVLRASQAMQERVKNTPNIEILWNYNTRELTGTPFGGVNGAILVHKNGTEKKIDIHGFFLAIGHHPNSELFSKWVKTNDEGYIITEGKSSKTNIPGVFAAGDVQDNSYRQAITAAGSGCMAAMDAERFLSENK from the coding sequence ATGAGTACTGAAAACATAAAATGTCTGATAATTGGCAGTGGCCCTGCAGGCTATACTGCTGCTATTTATGCATCCCGGGCAAACCTTGCTCCGGTGCTATATGAGGGAATTCAACCTGGTGGTCAGCTCACAACTACCACAGAAATAGATAACTTTCCGGGCTATCCTGAAGGGATAAGCGGTAATGAGATGATGGAAGATCTAAAAAAACAAGCATTAAGATTTGGAACCGATGTGAGATTCGGCACTATCACCGAGGTAGATCTTTCAAACAGGCCCTTTAAAATAACTGTTGACGGCGAAACTGATTTACTGGCAGAGTCCCTTATTATATCAACAGGGGCAACTGCAAAATATCTGGGGATAGAATCTGAGGAGAAATTCAGGGGGCAGGGAGTGTCAGCATGTGCAACATGTGACGGGTTCTTTTACAAAGGAAAAGATGTAGCAGTAGTTGGTGGTGGAGACACTGCCTGTGAAGAGGCCTCATATCTTGCAGGTATGTGTAACAAAGTTTATATGATTGTCAGAAGGGATGTGCTGAGAGCCTCGCAAGCAATGCAGGAGAGGGTGAAAAACACACCAAATATTGAAATACTTTGGAATTACAATACAAGAGAGCTTACCGGAACACCATTTGGAGGAGTGAATGGTGCGATTCTTGTTCACAAGAATGGTACTGAGAAAAAAATTGACATCCACGGATTCTTCCTGGCAATTGGGCACCATCCTAACTCTGAGCTTTTCTCTAAATGGGTAAAGACTAATGACGAGGGTTACATCATAACTGAAGGTAAAAGCAGCAAAACAAACATACCGGGCGTTTTTGCAGCTGGTGATGTACAGGATAATTCATACAGACAGGCTATAACTGCAGCAGGTTCGGGCTGTATGGCAGCTATGGATGCCGAGCGTTTTCTCTCTGAAAACAAATAA
- a CDS encoding nucleoside recognition domain-containing protein, whose product MDKSAINRAVSSVKEILPKTLKTCLWLVRITVLVTLGVLFLEYFNILPYISEFLSPVFNLMGLPGEAALAYVSGYFVNVYSAIAVMATLNLDIRTVTILAAMILAAHNMITETAVQKKTGSSAVRMVLVRTISSLIIGYTLNLIIPGGGKMAVIEATATDLTLIEMLEVWFFKTLKLVVMMSVLIFTLSIIQRLLAEFGVIRWLSKFMRPVMAFFGLPAKTAFLWIVANTLGLAYGAAVMIDETESGKITKKDVDLLNHHISISHSNLEDVFLVASVGASIPWLLASRWTLSFLLVWELRLEMFIRKKLVPLRVVNNNLPKL is encoded by the coding sequence ATGGATAAATCTGCAATAAATAGAGCCGTTAGCTCGGTAAAAGAGATCTTGCCAAAGACACTTAAAACCTGTCTTTGGCTTGTTCGTATAACTGTACTGGTAACATTGGGAGTTCTCTTTCTTGAGTATTTTAATATTTTACCATACATATCTGAATTCTTAAGTCCTGTCTTCAATCTGATGGGTTTGCCGGGAGAGGCCGCACTGGCATATGTTTCCGGATATTTTGTTAATGTCTATTCGGCTATTGCTGTGATGGCTACTCTCAACCTGGACATCAGAACAGTAACTATTCTGGCAGCTATGATTCTTGCTGCTCACAATATGATAACAGAAACTGCCGTACAAAAGAAGACCGGCTCCTCTGCTGTAAGAATGGTTCTGGTAAGAACAATATCTTCATTAATAATTGGCTATACTCTTAACCTGATTATTCCCGGAGGTGGCAAGATGGCTGTTATAGAGGCAACTGCAACAGACCTCACATTAATTGAAATGCTGGAGGTGTGGTTTTTCAAAACACTTAAGCTAGTTGTCATGATGAGTGTGTTGATATTTACTCTCTCTATTATTCAGAGACTTCTGGCTGAGTTTGGTGTTATAAGGTGGCTCTCCAAGTTTATGAGGCCTGTAATGGCATTCTTTGGATTACCCGCCAAAACTGCTTTTTTATGGATTGTGGCAAACACCCTGGGACTTGCATATGGTGCAGCTGTTATGATTGATGAGACTGAATCAGGGAAAATCACAAAAAAAGATGTAGATCTTCTTAATCACCACATAAGTATATCACACAGTAACCTTGAAGATGTTTTTCTTGTTGCCTCAGTAGGGGCATCTATACCCTGGCTTCTTGCCTCAAGATGGACTCTTTCATTTCTACTCGTATGGGAGCTCCGTCTGGAAATGTTCATACGAAAAAAATTAGTACCTTTGCGGGTTGTAAACAATAATTTACCAAAATTATAA
- a CDS encoding rubrerythrin family protein: MEKSIKGTRTEQNLLKAFAGESQARSRYVYFSSVAKKEGFEHIAAVFAETAEQEKEHAKRFFSFLEGGMVEITASYPAGIVGTTKDNLEAAAAGEKEEWTELYPAFAEIALEEGFPKVASAFKMIAKVEAEHEARYRTLLARVEAEKVFEREEDIEWQCRNCGYVHKGKKALENCPACNHPKSHFEPKKNNY; the protein is encoded by the coding sequence ATGGAAAAGAGCATTAAAGGAACAAGAACGGAACAGAATCTACTAAAAGCTTTTGCCGGAGAGTCTCAGGCAAGAAGTAGATATGTATACTTTTCAAGCGTTGCTAAAAAAGAGGGATTTGAGCATATAGCTGCTGTGTTTGCTGAAACTGCCGAACAAGAGAAGGAGCACGCAAAGAGGTTCTTCAGTTTTCTTGAGGGTGGAATGGTAGAGATTACAGCATCATATCCTGCAGGGATAGTCGGAACAACTAAGGATAATCTTGAAGCAGCAGCAGCCGGCGAAAAAGAAGAGTGGACAGAACTTTATCCTGCATTTGCTGAGATTGCGCTGGAGGAGGGATTTCCAAAAGTTGCATCGGCATTTAAGATGATAGCAAAGGTAGAGGCTGAACACGAGGCGAGATACAGAACGCTTCTTGCAAGAGTGGAGGCTGAAAAAGTATTTGAAAGAGAGGAGGATATTGAGTGGCAGTGTCGCAACTGCGGTTATGTACATAAAGGAAAAAAGGCGCTGGAGAATTGCCCTGCATGTAACCATCCAAAATCACACTTTGAACCAAAGAAAAATAATTATTAG
- a CDS encoding aminopeptidase P family protein, with protein MEKRKLQMMRGYMKEMAISAFIVPSNDPHFGEYIQEHFNCRTWLSGFTGSAGTLAITQTEAALWTDSRYFIQAEKELDGSGIELKKMRVAGTETIEQWIAQRLENNQSVGIDSSLFSFTEYNSLKLAFNNLNIQLCNDPFETIWTERPPLKFSPVSLLSEEYTGESVKSKHNRLKTLLNVEGQFLYIISSCDEIAWLCNIRGRDIPYNPLPLSYAAVSAEKIFLFVDSSSFTLQDKRALERDDVVIMPYDTFSSFITDYPERALRIANPDKISIRNYNSAVKGGARFQLDQIRGGAVTMLKAIKNQVEQEGFRKAMIHDGIAWVKTLRAIEEKLNSDKRVTEKDIATLFSDFRSLSPLYKGESFAPIVAFGSNAALPHYSPSSEDVLISKVGLLLMDTGGQYLCGTTDTTRTIAVGPLTYEQRRDYTLILKGMINLSKARFLKGTRGTQLDFLARGPISSSGKIYMHGTGHGIGHYLCVHEGPQSIRMEENPVAIEPGMVISNEPAVYQPGEYGIRIENVILCQKWMETESGIFNEFETLTFVPIDTNPVIRELLCDEEIKWLNKYHSMVFEKLSPALEPKEVDWLSDRCKEIN; from the coding sequence ATGGAAAAAAGAAAATTGCAGATGATGAGGGGATACATGAAAGAGATGGCTATCTCTGCCTTTATCGTGCCATCAAATGACCCCCATTTTGGAGAGTATATTCAGGAGCACTTCAACTGCCGGACTTGGTTATCGGGATTTACAGGCTCTGCAGGTACTTTGGCAATTACTCAGACTGAGGCAGCTCTCTGGACCGATTCAAGATATTTTATACAAGCTGAAAAAGAGCTTGATGGCTCAGGGATAGAGTTAAAGAAAATGAGGGTTGCCGGAACCGAAACTATTGAGCAGTGGATAGCTCAGAGACTCGAAAACAACCAGAGTGTAGGTATTGATTCATCTCTCTTCTCTTTCACAGAGTATAACTCATTGAAATTAGCATTTAACAACCTCAATATTCAACTCTGTAATGACCCTTTTGAAACAATCTGGACAGAGAGACCTCCACTGAAATTTAGTCCTGTATCATTGCTTTCCGAGGAGTACACCGGAGAAAGTGTAAAATCAAAACACAACAGACTTAAAACATTATTAAATGTTGAAGGGCAGTTTCTCTATATTATATCATCCTGCGATGAGATAGCATGGTTATGTAATATCAGGGGGAGAGATATTCCTTACAACCCTTTACCTCTTTCGTATGCTGCAGTTTCGGCAGAGAAGATTTTTTTATTTGTGGACAGCTCCTCTTTTACTCTTCAGGATAAAAGAGCGCTTGAGAGAGATGATGTTGTGATAATGCCGTATGATACATTTTCGTCATTTATCACAGACTATCCGGAGAGAGCTTTGAGAATTGCCAATCCGGACAAAATTTCAATAAGGAATTACAACAGCGCTGTTAAAGGAGGAGCAAGATTTCAGCTTGATCAAATACGAGGAGGAGCTGTAACTATGCTAAAAGCTATCAAGAATCAGGTTGAGCAGGAGGGTTTCAGAAAGGCTATGATTCACGACGGAATTGCATGGGTTAAAACTTTGCGAGCAATTGAAGAGAAGCTTAACTCAGATAAAAGAGTCACTGAAAAAGATATTGCAACCCTGTTCTCAGATTTCAGATCATTAAGTCCGCTTTACAAAGGAGAGAGTTTTGCCCCAATTGTTGCTTTTGGTTCCAATGCAGCTCTTCCTCATTACTCTCCATCATCAGAAGATGTTTTAATTTCAAAAGTGGGTCTTCTGCTTATGGATACCGGAGGTCAATATCTTTGCGGAACAACAGATACAACAAGAACAATAGCAGTTGGTCCGCTCACATATGAGCAACGACGGGATTATACCTTAATTTTAAAAGGTATGATAAATTTATCCAAGGCAAGATTCCTTAAAGGAACAAGAGGAACTCAGCTTGATTTTCTGGCAAGGGGACCAATCTCATCTTCCGGAAAAATTTACATGCATGGAACAGGACACGGAATTGGCCACTATCTGTGTGTGCACGAGGGCCCTCAAAGTATAAGAATGGAGGAGAATCCCGTAGCGATTGAGCCAGGAATGGTTATCTCTAACGAACCTGCAGTTTATCAGCCAGGAGAGTACGGTATAAGAATTGAAAATGTAATTCTTTGTCAGAAATGGATGGAGACAGAGAGTGGAATATTTAATGAATTTGAAACACTTACTTTTGTCCCTATTGATACAAACCCTGTAATCAGGGAATTACTGTGTGATGAGGAGATAAAATGGTTAAACAAATACCATTCAATGGTTTTTGAAAAACTATCGCCTGCGCTGGAGCCAAAAGAGGTAGATTGGCTATCTGACAGGTGCAAGGAGATCAATTGA